The genomic DNA CCCGCCATTACTCAACCCCTGTTGATGTTTGGTCAGTGGGTTGCATATTTGCCGAGATGGTTAACCAACGGCCGCTATTTCCTGGGGACTCTGAAATTGATGAACTGTTTAAGATTTTCCAGTGAGTACCTTCCCAGCCACAATATTCACTGTTGCTTTTTCTGGAGAATTTAGTTGCAGACATATGTTTGGAAGGATGACTCTGAATATGAAAATGTTATGTTATGCATCTAAACAGATTACTCATATACCTAAATAGATCAATTTGTGGCTGGATAAAGCGGCCCCAAATTTTCATTAGATACATCTGAAAAAGATGATCAGATTGTCATTCATACTTATTCTCGTACTTTAACTCGGTGTACTTTTTGACCTGTTCGTTGTACCCATATTATGTACctctttttatctctttttatccTTTACCCTGGTTTTATTGATGGGATAATAGTTGTCACAATTTGTGGCATTCTGTTAATTTTGGTTTAGGTTGCATCTCAACAATATTGGGAAGCTAAATCTTTGGAAATATATCTGGAAATATAATTgcccaaattttcaaaaatatatgatatccttatgttattaaattataaaggCTTATTTGGGGAGGGGTTGAATTGGAAATTTTTTCTCTACGTGGTTTCTGGTAAAAAATGAAACCAAACATCTGATGGGTCACTTTCTAGATGCATGGTGAgtattttataaaagaaattaaattgtgTAGTTCACTTCTGTTTTTCTCCATGTGGTTTCtggtaaaaaaatcaaaccaaacatcTGATGGGTCACTTTCTAGATGCATGGTGAgtattttataaaagaaatgaaattgtgTACTTCACTGCTGTTATCAGATGTCTATATATAAGGCTTGACCCAACAAATATAAGGTCCCCCCTCCCCCAACGTAATGCATATGCACACAAGAATCAGAAGacaaaaaccaaaccaatgtgATAAGTAAAAGAAGCTGACTAGTCCAGCTGTTCTGCTGCTGAAagtgtattattattatattaacatATCTTCTTTTATATGAAGAATCTTGGGCACTCCAAACGAGGATACATGGCCTGGAGTGACTTCTTTGCCTGATTATAAATCTGCTTTTCCCAAATGGCCTCCGAAGGTAACTAAACTTTATGTGATAAATTATGTTCCTTAAACTTCTTTTACCATGacttaatataaagaaaaaggaaatcaatcttattgaaaatttaagagTTGTCTCCATTACCATGCAGGATTTGGCAGCTGTGGTTCCAAATCTTGATTCAGCTGGACTTGATCTTCTTTCCGTAAGTGtacatttgatatatttattacaGTGCACCTCACAGAGAGGAGGCAAGATGATAATTCCAATTCCTTTCTTTCTATGGTGGTTTTCTTCATCACTTAAGTTTCTCTTTCACCAAAGTCCCTTTTCCGGGTCATGCCCAACTgtgttacaaaaaataaaaaagaaagaggaactCTTACCTCTTCTATGTTAGCCTGGAACAAGTTCCCAATTTATGGTTTTTGCCGTCTGTTATTGCATTATTATATTGGCGTTAAGCTTCTTTGCCTGTTTAAATAAAATGGTGATAAGATAAACCACCCAAGCCCCCATCAGCTTGAGCACATTTTTTGTACCCAATCCACTTCTGGCATCTAGGAGCCTTTTGTGGACTTGAGCTTGGATAAACTGTTATACAAGATGACAACTATGCTTTCCTACACTTAAGCATTTCTATATCATGTTCCAGAAAATGCTTTGCTTGGACCCCAGCAGAAGAATTACAGCCAGGGTTGCTCTTGAGCATGAATACTTCAAAGATATTGGATTTGTGCCCTGATTCTCAGTAACCATTCTCGTGGCAGAGAAGTGTCTATATTAATGTGTAGCGTTTCTATTATTGCTTTTGATTGTGTGAGAAATATTTgtgctttcttttgttttgatttcttcttttttacatttttccttgGATTGAGTTTAGATTACTGTAATTTGGTTTTGGACGGATATATTGGAATCAACTAGAGTCTGCTTCATCtcttctcccttctctccaTGTCCGTAACTTATAACTGGCATTTTCTGTCCAATTTGCTTGTAATTGATAGTCTCATAATATTTGAGAGACAGCAAACTATTTTTTCATGTGCAATGGTAAAGTTTGGTTTACCTTGTATTTGCTATATGTATTGTGGCTCCCTCCCCCCGTCTTCCCCCTTTCCGACTGGAAGCTAACAGAACTTGACTTGTGCTGTTTGTTATAAATGCTATCACGAAATTGCTCTTATTTTTTAGacaaacaggaaaataaaatagttgATTATTAGACATCCTCCATAGACCTACCGACAAGCTCTGTTTGGTTGGTAAACTTTTAAACCCATTCatctctcaaattttttttcaagaatatgAGAGAAATGTTGGTGGATTGAGAGGAAGACACTTGTTGAGATGATTAATCTTTTAAGTTATTTATGAGGCTTATTAGTAATCACCCTTCGTGGTGAGGTAGATTCATCACTCTTTTAGCTTTTTGTAAAAGCAATATCAATGTGGCTCTGGCTCATTGTCCAAACTCACAtgcacattttttattttctgaggTATCAAAGGAAACAGGGAGAGGTCAAAGCGGGCCTTTCTTGCTCTTGATACAAACAGCAAAAAGGAGAGGTGTGAATGCTTCTATAACAATGATGAGAAGCCGCCAATTTGGCAAAATCACATACACGTACAACgtaacccaatgttttgggagAGAAACTCAATATCAAAACCTCAAATGTATAGCTTCCCCCCCTTCTAAATGAATAACCCTCAAATATACATTGGTAACCTGACCTGTATCATCTAAAATGCTGAGCTTCCTCCCTTACTCTTACCTGTCAAGACATCCTTGGCTTCGTTTATCTTGGAAGCCAGATAGTGGCTCCCACCGGCATCAGGGTGATTTGCCATCATCACTCTCCTATGAGCCTCCTTAATCTTCTCAATCACAGTGCTCTCtctgaaagaaaaattaaatttaatccaaCCAATTACAGAGCCATATATAACAATGAAATATCCATAGCCATAGGATATGGAGATTTACCTGACTCCGAGAATTAATGCCGCTTCTCGCCGAGTCATGACCTTGTCAAACCCACCATAATAAAACCTTCGAACACGGGGAATTGGAGGGCGAGCTTTGAATGCTTGCCATGCTGCAATCAAGTATCTTGCCCCTAAGGCAACACTTGCCACGGAAGCACCTACTACTAGAGGAGTTGTCTGACGAAAATAAAAGATGTAGCAACAAGTTATGGTTCTATAAACACTCAAACCAAAACCCACATTCTTTAGAGCAAACTTTTGCACAAGTATTCGACAATTTCTCTCAAATTTCACATGTCCTGGTTAGGATAGGACCCAAAAAGGCTCTAACCACGTCCAAAAGAACTAGTCATTATTCACCTCCCTGAAATCAGTAATATAACCCAATTTATACAACCAATATCAGACTTAGCCTATGCAATTCCATCATAATCTATCCACTCAAATACCCTcataaaaaaaactagaaaaaaaaaaaaaaaaaaaaagaagacaaaaattcaggaaaaatgactttttgttttgttttcaaaattatttgttGGGGTcatttttgtgcaaaaaaagGACATTGCAAAGATTGAAAATTTAGGGAAACATTGGAAATTAATGGATAGTTAAGAGGGGGTACATGTAATTTTCTTAGCTAAAACTTAACACATCCCTTCACAATTCGAGATATCACAAGCACACATACTCTAAAtaatattacaagaaaaaaaaaaaaaaacatatttgttgTCATAAAGACGAGGATGATGTTATCTTTCAAAGGCATGGCGTATAATTGAAGTGAAGATTAAACCCAAAAGGCAACTACAACAAAAATAACACCTACTTTCTGGAATTATCTCGAATCCTTGTTTGTGGGGTGGGGGGCTTTGGCCCTTTGTTAACAGTTTCCCGGGAAAGTATTTCTTAACGGAgaatagaaaacataaaaattcacAGCAAACCTCAAAAGAATCCAACAATATCTAAACCAAATTCTACAAACAACTTCATAACATCGATTAGAAATCAATAAACGAACTTACCATGGCTTTTGCGACctcaaaacccagaaaaatcaGCTCGACCAATTTCCTGCACCTGCTACAATGGTGATAATAACAATCGCCCAAAtcaataatcatttacagtagAGAAAAAGATGCTAAGGGATTATGAGAAAGAGGATGAAATTCGAGCTTACGAGAGGGAACAGCAATGGGATTTGGCTTTGTAAGAAATCTCTGTGGGCGCGTTTGGTGTAAAAGAATTCAAAATCGTGCCCGGATTTGATATTTATGTGGAGGGTTTTGGGATCCTGACTTGGGcctcaagaaagaaaaaactgtCAGCCGCCCATTGAGTTGCGGAGGCGGTCAGTCGTGCGTGGTTCCTTCTGGAACCCGGTTCGTTTCTCTCGAACCCGCTTTTAGTTTCTCTACCcgggtttttattttattttttattttattttataaaaaaggtatttttggtcatttttattttctcggttatgatttaacaaaaaattctaaaggATGGAATAATTGAAATGGTATGACAGATTAGAACTTTACgttgcaattttttaaatttaggaagacattgaaaaatgcttgataatttaataatttagggAGGCAAGTAAAATTTCCACTAATAGTTTGTACCATACCATATAAAACATGGACACTAAATTAATGCCAATGATAAACATCTAATATCCTTGAGAATTTAAtgtgtgttttaaatgtttatagacactttgtagtattttaaatgagtttgatgatattttttccaggctggtttggaggaaatttttgtcattgaaaaaatatcaagagcATAAAGCCTTACATCAGAGAACATAAAGTTCTGATAAATTATAGTTAAATCTATGAGGTTACAACATTATAGAGATaaacataaaatcttacaatcaagtcttatctatgacttcaacattcACTAACTTATGTTCAAACTTCAGTTATAAAACAAATATGCCCCAAGCATACTCAATCTCATACATAGGTAACTCATAttccaaacttttatttttcctgcCTTAAGAGCAAACCCTCACACAGAAACTAATCCCCATCGACCCAAAGGATAGGACAAAAATATTCACCCCAAAGTTCGCTCATGAAAGCAGATCTAATGAGAAGTCAAACCCTAATCTTGGAGCCGACTCTAGGTGTTCTCTATAGACCCATGGAGAAGAAACTAGACTTTTGAGGAGGAGGGAGCTCTCCTTTCTCCTCCCCCCTACTccccctcttctttcctccccctcccccttcttgtttttttcctttcttttttccagtttattttttttggtttttccgaCCAATTCAGTTGTTCCAACCATCCCTTTGCTTATGCTGCACTACCTCCGTCCATCCTCCACCGTGCTACACAGCTCTTCGCCTCCCCGGAATTGGTTAGGCTTTTCGCCTTCCTCGCATCTGCTGTTGTAGCtgtttgcttttttttaaaaaaaaaaaaaaaaaaaaaattataagtgaTTATGAAAAgtattaattatttgataagtcattttgaaatttggagTAATAACACATATGTGATTAAGCAGATCTCTTGATTATGGCAAATGATATCAAACTAACCCAATAACACCGTACAATAGCGTTGGAACACTACAATGCCAGTGGGTCTTGTCAAATGTTACGATAATAAGTAAAAGAATATCGTAACATctcaaaaaattgagttctacATTAGGCGGGAGGATTATAAATATGTTAAATAGATAGTACATTTCACATTGATTCTTTATTTGATAAAACTTCACTAtgtaaataattttaagaaatttcaattataactttgattaattattttagaataataataCATTCGTGGCTAGTGCTTCCTTTTGTCGTGACAATATGTGTAACAACCCGCTTTAAGTGATATGATATTGTTCGCATTGGACCTCAACctacacaatttttatttttgggtttttccaAAAGGATCTTATTCTATTTAGagagcattatatatataaacgcaTCCTCGTTTTCATACTCAAACAATGTGGGACGCCACAATATGTTTCTCACATTGCTTCTCACATTATTAGTCAAAGTAGAATCACGACAGTATGTTTCTCACATTAGTACCATATAATCATGTGGTTAGATGCATGCAAGAAATTTCTCCTTactataaaaaagaaaaagaaaaagaaaattagtcACTAAAGTAATGAATCAAAGAAAGATACTAAGAAAGTTCATATCCATTATCAATCTAGATAACGTACAAGGACTAGGTCTAAGATAATTCCTAaccaaattattttattttttgtggaaTAGAATAATTCCtcactttttttatacaaatttaCAATGGCcacactcaaacccaaaaagcattaaacaaaattatcatatcatctatttttttattgtataacCATAACaatatctaataaataaataaaaaaaaaccaaattgaagcatgaaaaagacaaaaacagtAGTACCATATTAAGTAGACTTATTTATTGTCATATAACTGAAtaacgtgacagtaaaaattaaatttttataaaaaaaaaagtattgattcaatgattattttttagtgttatgtCGTTAATTTTTActtcgcaaaaaaaaaaaaaaaacatattttcaaaattaccatttttttttttaataaaatttttaaacgtgtatatatatagacaataaaaaatattaaaaaaaataataataaatttaactagACGTGCATGACCAGCGTGGTGTGAATCATTATCCGGTTCCACCAACCGAGAACCAACGTATTCAATGggaaaagggaaggaaaaaaaggaagatgCTGAGCAAATGTCCAAAGGGCCGTCACATGTGGGGGATGCATTTGCCTCGTGCCGGCCTGGCCAACGCATAGTTCGTACCGTCACAAGCAAGCGGCCAATCACGCGAAGGCAAACAACCAGTAAAAGCCTTTCAGCCCAAGCAACTGACGAGTCGCTGACTTTTCAAAGTCTTCACTTTTTGGTCTTTCTTTACGGTCAGCTTCTTCAGTCCTCCCTACTCCCTCCAATTGCTTCAAAACTCATCAGCCTTTCAGAGCCGTGTTAATGGGTTCTGAATTTTCTTGCTTCAGCTGGCTTCTGTGAGGGTCACCGTCTCAGTTGGTACGCCATTGACGCAGTTTTGCAACTCTGTAGTGGGAATTCAGCATCAAACATAACAGGGTATGTAAAGCTTGcaactttgattttgtttatagTTTTGTATGGCTGTTTTgagttatttctttttattctacAACTCTATTTCCATTATTCCTTGCACTTCGTTgttttttttctggaattttgaCGTACGGAACGTGTGAtgcacacatacatacatatggGTGGCATGGCCGTGCAATTTTGACTGATTGGTTATGTGAATCTGATTGTGTAGTTGGTGTAATGTGGATACGATTTCTTGTGGAACTTAACGAACTTAATGGAGATGGGCTTAATCGGAACTAAGCTGATTAATTTGCGGCTAATGGGAAGATTTTCATTGTAGAAGTATGGGAAGATCTGGATTTATGGAAATGAAAAACTGGGTGTAGGTTTTTGGGTGAGACTAAGTGCTTAGAGGAATGGTTAAGAGAAGTGGAGGAGGGGGTGCCAGTAGAAAGGCTAAGTCAGTCTGCAAAGTGGATGATGGCCACATGAAGGATAAGAATAGTCAAGAGAGCTTCACGAGGAACCAAAACTCTGAGAAAAAGAACCTCTTAGGGAGActgtttcttttaatttaggTGTTCTAAATTGGTTTTAATATAAGACGTGCAATTGGCCATGTCAAGGTTCTCCAATGGTCAGATACAGCATGGAAAATGTACTTTAGTAGTTGTGAAGAAGGCAACtacattttttttgctcatGAATTTTCTTCCGCAATAAAGGCATAATAAAGGCGACTCTGTAAACTACATAACTCTGCTGGTGTATCAACATTGCAAATCATTTCTACCAAAATATTGAACTACCTGATTCTGATTCATActctttcttgtttgtttatGAGGTGATGATTCTAAAAATCTATCTGTTGGGAGAAAATCCCCTCTCAACCAAGCACACCGCAATGAACCTCAACCAAGCACACCgcaatgaacaaaaaaaaaaaataaataaataaaggaaatacaaagcaaaacatAGAGATTTATATGGTCCCTCAATCTGAGGTACATCTACTGGTTACATCCATATTCCATTATAAGGcaaaaaagagaaagtacaAAACTTATCATTTATGGCAGctaataatgatataaatagCCCCACACAATTAGGGTTTATGTAAGAAAGAAAACTACCAAAATGCCTCCACATGATTAGGGTCAACAATACAACTCCATTCCTCCTTAGGGGCCTTCAACCCTAACCTCTAGGCCAATTGTTGCTACCTAAACATCAGACTCCAACAAACACAACACTATCCTGTTGGTAATTTCCNNNNNNNNNNNNNNNNNNNNNNNNNNNNNNNNNNNNNNNNNNNNNNNNNNNNNNNNNNNNNNNNNNNNNNNNNNNNNNNNNNNNNNNNNNNNNNNNNNNNAAGTTTGTTGCTATCGAAAGTAGAACTCTAATTGAGTTCATCTTTGCTACTAGAGTAAATGTTTCCTCATAGTCAATCCCATAAGTTTGTGTAAAACCTTTTGCAACAAGTCTTGCCTTGTATCATTCCACAAAACCACTAGCCTTATGCTTGATAGTGAACACCTACTTGTATCCAACAACCTTCTTTACATTAGGCAATTTAACAAGATTCCAAGTATTGTCTTTGTGAAGAGCTTTCATCTCTTCTTGCATTGTTGGCCTCTACTTTAATCACTGAGTGCCTTTGTAGATTTTTAGGGATAGACACAAATGGCAATTTGGACACAAAGGAACAATATAATGGTGAAATATGCTAATAGGAAACAAAATTAGATATGGGATGGTGTGTGCATGACCTGACTCCTTTGCGTTGTGCAATAGAGAGATTGATATCATCGACAACAAGTATTACATAATTCATATAAGGAAAAGAAGTAGTATCACTTGAGTTAGGATCAGATGCTTGGCATGTAGCATCAAGAATGGTCTTCCTTTTCTGGTGTTTGGAGTAAACTCTCAACTCTTCCATAAGAGGCACATATGACTTACAAGTAGGAGACTCATTAGTAAGCTATTGTTTCTCCTGCTCAAGCTTAGGGGTAGGAATAGGTAACGGGGTCAAAAAATCCTCTTCCCTCGGACTCTCCCCCTAAAAAGGAGTTTGGGATGAGGAAAAATATGGTTGCGTTTCAAAGAAAGTAACATCCATTGAGACAAACTGTTTTCTCGATGGGGGatgataacatttataccccttTTGTGTGGGAGAATAACCTACAAAGATGCATTTGAGGGCTCGAGGGTCCAACTTACTCCGAGCTGGACCGTGAACATggacaaaacaaacacatccaaagACCCTCGGAGAAACACCTTTTGAAGTAGAGAAAGGTGGGGCAACACGTCAAGGGGTGTTTTGAGATCCATGACCCGAGAAGGCATCCTATTGATGAGATATGCAGCGGTGCGCAAGGCGTCCCCCCAATAAGCATTTTCATTAACTTCTGTAACTAACTGTTTTGGGCTTTACTTTTCAGTGTAGGGGGTACTTTTTTTATTAAGCTTGAATTTCTCGTTGTCAGGCATGAACCATTCCTCCATTCCCCAACTccgggaaaaaaataataaaagaaacacaaaaaagaataaaacacAGGCTTTCATTT from Corylus avellana chromosome ca6, CavTom2PMs-1.0 includes the following:
- the LOC132184840 gene encoding mitochondrial import inner membrane translocase subunit TIM14-3-like, which encodes MTTPLVVGASVASVALGARYLIAAWQAFKARPPIPRVRRFYYGGFDKVMTRREAALILGVRESTVIEKIKEAHRRVMMANHPDAGGSHYLASKINEAKDVLTGKSKGGSSAF